The sequence CCGCCGAAGCCGCTCGTACTCGGCGGCGATGCCGGTCACGGCGAACGACACCAGCGCACCGACCGCCCGCGGCCCGGGCGGCAGTTCGAGGTCCCGCTGCCGTAACAGCACGTCCGGGGCGGCATCGTCCCGGACGAGGACCACGGACTCCTCGTCCGCCAGCACCTCCCGGTAGCCGAGGTGCGTCGTGAAGAACCGGCTGGAGGAACCCGGATCGGTGATGCTCAGCACCACCGTGGAAGCGACGACATTCATCGCGGTCTGTACCCCCCGACTGTGTGAACGGGCATGTCTGTACTGCTCCTTCGGCTGTCCGTGCTGCGAACGGACCAAGCATCCCGTCGTGCCGACGGCAGGAACAACGGCCGAAACCGCAACGATCGTTAACCCAGCGGTTGACGAACCCGCGACCGGGTACGGCCCGCGAGCAGCCGCGGCCCGGAGCGGCCCCCGGCCCGGACCTCCTCGCGGGACACCTCGCCGCGGCGGCCCGCCGGGAGGTCCTGGCGGCCGTTCGCGGGGTATCGACCGTGCGGAGC comes from Streptomyces sp. TLI_053 and encodes:
- a CDS encoding VOC family protein; its protein translation is MNVVASTVVLSITDPGSSSRFFTTHLGYREVLADEESVVLVRDDAAPDVLLRQRDLELPPGPRAVGALVSFAVTGIAAEYERLRRAGANLTVPLRREPWGELLLELTDPNGVVVRLTEWIPPAGR